From a region of the Thermus caldilimi genome:
- a CDS encoding MazG family protein has protein sequence MGGMERLLEVMRRLRGPGGCPWDRAQTHESLIPYLLEEASEAADALLRGDSKEMAEELGDVLLQVAFHSVIAEEEGRFSYEDVESSIVEKLIRRHPHVFGEGTAKTPEEVKARWEELKAEEGKKEEPCGLPKHLPTLLRAYELQRKGVDPGSEEGLRAALEKGDLEEALWNLVGLFAKRGLDPETALRRRSQSACQEG, from the coding sequence ATGGGGGGCATGGAGCGACTTCTTGAGGTGATGCGCCGCCTCAGGGGCCCTGGGGGCTGCCCCTGGGACCGGGCCCAGACCCATGAAAGCCTCATCCCGTACCTTTTGGAGGAGGCCAGCGAGGCGGCGGATGCCCTTTTAAGAGGGGATTCCAAGGAGATGGCGGAGGAACTTGGGGATGTGCTTTTGCAGGTGGCCTTTCACAGCGTCATCGCCGAGGAGGAAGGGCGGTTCTCCTACGAGGACGTGGAAAGCAGCATCGTGGAAAAGCTCATCCGCCGCCACCCCCATGTGTTCGGGGAGGGCACGGCCAAAACCCCGGAAGAGGTGAAGGCCCGCTGGGAAGAGCTGAAGGCGGAGGAAGGGAAAAAGGAGGAGCCCTGTGGGCTACCCAAGCACCTTCCCACCCTGCTTCGGGCCTATGAGCTCCAGCGAAAGGGCGTGGATCCGGGAAGCGAGGAGGGCCTGAGGGCGGCCCTGGAGAAAGGGGACCTCGAGGAGGCGCTTTGGAACCTGGTGGGGCTTTTCGCCAAGAGGGGCCTGGACCCCGAGACCGCCTTAAGAAGGCGCTCCCAGAGCGCCTGCCAGGAGGGCTAG
- a CDS encoding NUDIX hydrolase — MAVPLLGESLLFTLRSPHLPTHAGQISFPGGAVEPGETPLEAALREAAEEVGLLGVEPLGYLAPVLSPQGFLVQPVVVFREDLPPLRPNPLEVAEVFLAPLEELLQVNPWSEVRLGRTVWHFPWRGVDIWGVTGNILKEFLEVWREASGDSSGGPF; from the coding sequence GTGGCCGTGCCCCTTCTTGGGGAAAGCCTCCTTTTCACCCTAAGGAGTCCTCACCTTCCCACCCACGCCGGGCAGATCAGCTTCCCGGGAGGAGCGGTGGAACCGGGGGAAACCCCCTTGGAGGCCGCCCTGCGGGAGGCCGCGGAGGAGGTGGGCCTTTTGGGGGTGGAGCCCCTGGGGTACCTTGCCCCAGTGCTTTCCCCTCAGGGTTTCCTGGTCCAGCCGGTGGTGGTTTTCCGGGAGGATCTTCCTCCCCTAAGGCCTAATCCCCTCGAGGTGGCCGAGGTCTTCCTGGCCCCATTAGAGGAGCTTCTCCAAGTAAACCCCTGGAGCGAGGTGCGTCTGGGCCGCACCGTCTGGCATTTTCCCTGGCGGGGGGTGGACATCTGGGGGGTGACGGGGAATATCCTTAAGGAGTTCCTGGAGGTGTGGCGTGAAGCGA